The Bacillus sp. 2205SS5-2 genome segment TCAAAAGACCTATATATCGCCATATCGTGCCGACATACTTCAAGAAAGGGAATCAATCAAAAATGAAATAACCACAATGAATATAAATGCGCCCTTACCAAACACTTACAATAGATTTCAGATAAGCCATCAGAACTTTAAAAGACCTCAAACAATTGGTTGATTCTAAAACCAATTGTTTGAGGTCCTTAGGATTATCTAAATCGTTGAAACCGTTCTGTTTTACCTGAAGTATGTTTAGTAAAGTCATAGATTTATCATTTTTTAAAATTTAATCTTATCATCCGGAAACTCTTCAAGCAAATCACAAAAAGAACTCCTCCAAGTAAAGCTCCTATCGAATTCATAATCCAATCATCAATATCCGTTGACCGGCCAAGTGGTAAATACCACTGTAACGCTTCAATCGTTAAGGAAAGAAACGATCCGAAAAGCAAGGATCGTGTTCCGATTCTTTGCAAATTTTGTAGCAACCAACCCACCGAAAATCCAAAAGGCATAAACAAAAAGAGATTCGCAACCAGATTTCTGATGGGAATCCATAAATCTCCACCGTATTTAATATTTAATAACAGATTATCAAAGGGAATATAATTATAAGTTTTCCAGCCTTCATGTTCGGATTGTGGTGTTAAGGT includes the following:
- a CDS encoding VanZ family protein, with amino-acid sequence MLELWYLFGKVVPIFILIAFGTFLFLYKWKKSKNHFRWREVLPFVFTTLSVIGISLITLTPQSEHEGWKTYNYIPFDNLLLNIKYGGDLWIPIRNLVANLFLFMPFGFSVGWLLQNLQRIGTRSLLFGSFLSLTIEALQWYLPLGRSTDIDDWIMNSIGALLGGVLFVICLKSFRMIRLNFKK